In Chitinophagales bacterium, the following are encoded in one genomic region:
- a CDS encoding gluconate 2-dehydrogenase subunit 3 family protein: MRNDFYPPGSVRALLNTDSVTPQTRDILNGRLQKKEIINPCFFNKEMFVTLRHICERLIPQPNRLHKVDLPGFLDEMLFKGEGNGWRYNQMPPDNEAFIKGMQGIEETSKLMFDAPFILLDITNQDKVLHSIQKDLAPGKTWQTIPSNLFFEELLAQLVEIYYSHPQAKEEIGEVAMADANGWQKIGLNELEPREPKALNK; the protein is encoded by the coding sequence ATGCGAAACGATTTTTATCCACCGGGTTCTGTACGTGCTCTACTTAATACAGATTCTGTTACACCTCAAACACGTGATATTTTGAATGGACGTCTTCAAAAAAAAGAAATAATAAACCCTTGTTTTTTTAATAAAGAAATGTTCGTAACACTTCGCCACATTTGCGAACGCTTGATACCTCAGCCCAACAGGTTACATAAAGTTGATTTACCGGGTTTTTTAGATGAAATGCTTTTTAAAGGTGAAGGTAATGGATGGCGTTACAATCAAATGCCCCCGGATAATGAAGCATTCATAAAAGGAATGCAGGGTATAGAAGAAACATCAAAGCTAATGTTTGATGCTCCTTTTATTCTACTTGATATAACCAACCAAGACAAGGTTTTACACTCAATACAGAAGGATCTTGCTCCAGGTAAAACCTGGCAGACAATACCTTCAAACCTTTTTTTTGAAGAGCTGCTTGCACAGCTTGTTGAAATATATTACAGCCACCCCCAAGCGAAAGAAGAGATTGGCGAAGTTGCAATGGCTGATGCAAACGGATGGCAAAAGATTGGGTTAAATGAATTGGAACCAAGGGAGCCCAAAGCATTAAATAAATAA
- a CDS encoding Rieske (2Fe-2S) protein — MDSIFLSDTEYEQLASQTEDLIAQVDDLPYPKAKEDFQELLQNFDMLHREALTRLFKEIIINYPDLQTKMKSDKAVNLLFSLYDLFHTEIQNGILAQEILAGNNGNRSDKFPLWLPIGKLQVLKENIAYRFSEEGENILICKTEGGVYAVKNCCGSTALPLDGAVIEKGFLMCPWHGCKYRLSDGIMEANPLQKLKSYPLTISDGGEIRIGLNM, encoded by the coding sequence ATGGATAGCATTTTTTTATCGGATACAGAGTATGAACAGCTCGCTTCACAAACGGAAGACCTGATTGCCCAGGTTGATGATCTTCCCTATCCCAAAGCAAAAGAGGATTTTCAGGAGCTGCTACAGAATTTTGATATGCTTCATCGTGAAGCACTAACCAGGCTTTTTAAGGAAATAATCATTAATTATCCGGACCTGCAAACCAAAATGAAAAGTGATAAAGCTGTCAATTTATTATTCAGCCTGTACGACCTGTTTCACACCGAAATCCAAAATGGAATATTAGCACAGGAAATATTAGCCGGGAATAATGGTAACAGAAGCGATAAGTTTCCCCTTTGGCTGCCTATAGGAAAATTACAAGTGCTTAAAGAAAATATTGCATACCGATTTTCTGAAGAAGGGGAAAATATATTGATTTGTAAAACGGAAGGTGGGGTGTATGCTGTCAAAAATTGCTGCGGATCTACTGCACTGCCATTGGATGGAGCAGTTATTGAAAAAGGTTTTCTTATGTGCCCGTGGCATGGTTGCAAATACCGTTTATCTGATGGAATCATGGAAGCGAATCCTCTTCAAAAGTTAAAAAGCTATCCGTTGACAATCAGTGATGGAGGAGAGATAAGAATAGGACTAAATATGTAA
- the ligA gene encoding NAD-dependent DNA ligase LigA produces MYSSEEQKKLIDNSAKLLNVAKAVSSSSKNQSDVLQDLREIIRYHDWRYYVLSEPVISDYEYDQLFSLLKNIEKGHPELITSDSPSQRVSFGLTKEFPEVTHLVPMLSLDNSYDATDLMDWDKRVQNITGQKNITYCIEPKFDGAGISVIYENDFLLRGATRGDGSVGEEITNNIKTLRSIPLSAKFSNYGVSKIEIRGEALINKESFKKLNAKRVDESLPPLATARNAASGGIRQQNPKDVAERTLEAFLYHISFAEDATGEDLFGTRLRSHSANIDMLYQLGFKTPHNELQKVTGIEAVIDFCKKFEKKREDLTYEIDGLVIKVDDLNLQKKCGYTSHHPRWAIAYKFKAKQATTILKKVDFQVGRTGAVTPVAKLEPVQLAGVTISSISMFNEDFISEKDIRLGDRVLIERAGEVIPYIVMPVREARNGNEKKIHFPKDCPSCGEQLYKPESEANWRCVNINCPAQVVERMIHYVSKDAMDIRGLGISSIVEFTEEGYIKTIPDIYRLPYDKISEREGWREKSINNLRNAIESSKKQPLHRLIYGLGIRFVGETTAKKLSGQIHKLSELQEWSLDQLMSMEDIGPKVADSIYEFFSTPANLEMLEELRLLGVTMSKIKKEHNIDGKLSGNTFLFTGSLKMKRGEAEELVEKNGGKILGSVSSKLTYLVVGEDAGSKLEKAKKLGSITIIDEDEFIKMIH; encoded by the coding sequence ATGTACTCTTCTGAAGAGCAAAAAAAATTAATTGATAATTCTGCAAAACTTTTGAATGTTGCAAAGGCAGTTTCCAGCAGTTCCAAAAATCAATCTGATGTACTTCAGGATTTGCGTGAAATTATTCGCTATCACGATTGGAGGTATTATGTATTGTCCGAGCCGGTAATTTCAGATTATGAATACGACCAGCTTTTCTCACTGTTAAAAAACATTGAGAAGGGACATCCTGAATTAATAACAAGTGATTCGCCTTCTCAAAGAGTTTCTTTTGGACTTACAAAAGAATTTCCTGAAGTAACTCACCTGGTCCCGATGCTTTCACTCGATAACTCGTATGATGCAACTGATCTGATGGACTGGGATAAAAGAGTTCAAAATATTACCGGCCAGAAAAATATTACGTATTGTATCGAGCCCAAATTTGACGGCGCCGGAATCTCTGTTATCTATGAGAATGATTTTCTTTTACGCGGCGCAACCCGGGGCGATGGCTCCGTGGGCGAAGAGATAACAAACAATATTAAAACGCTTCGTTCCATTCCTTTATCTGCTAAATTTTCTAATTACGGTGTGAGCAAAATTGAAATCCGGGGTGAAGCGCTGATCAATAAAGAATCATTTAAAAAACTAAATGCAAAGCGTGTGGATGAGAGCCTTCCCCCGCTTGCAACCGCGCGAAATGCTGCCTCCGGCGGCATCAGGCAGCAAAATCCTAAAGACGTAGCTGAAAGAACACTGGAAGCATTTCTGTATCATATCAGCTTTGCCGAAGATGCAACAGGCGAAGATCTGTTTGGAACCAGGCTTCGTTCCCATTCTGCAAATATTGATATGCTTTACCAGCTTGGTTTTAAAACACCTCATAACGAACTTCAAAAAGTGACAGGAATAGAAGCCGTTATAGATTTTTGCAAGAAATTTGAAAAGAAAAGGGAAGACCTTACATATGAAATAGACGGACTGGTAATTAAAGTAGATGATTTGAATTTACAGAAGAAATGCGGCTATACGTCACATCATCCCCGCTGGGCAATTGCATATAAATTCAAAGCGAAACAGGCAACTACCATTCTAAAAAAGGTTGATTTCCAGGTAGGAAGAACGGGCGCTGTTACACCTGTTGCAAAGCTGGAGCCTGTACAGCTTGCCGGAGTAACAATTTCTTCTATTTCTATGTTTAATGAAGACTTTATCTCTGAAAAAGATATCCGTCTCGGTGACCGGGTACTGATTGAACGGGCGGGTGAAGTAATACCATACATCGTGATGCCGGTACGTGAAGCGAGGAACGGTAATGAGAAAAAAATCCATTTTCCTAAGGACTGCCCCTCCTGCGGCGAACAATTATACAAGCCGGAAAGTGAAGCAAACTGGCGTTGCGTTAATATTAATTGCCCGGCACAGGTTGTTGAACGCATGATTCATTACGTTTCCAAAGATGCTATGGATATCCGTGGCCTTGGAATATCCAGCATCGTTGAATTTACAGAAGAAGGATACATTAAAACGATTCCAGACATATATCGGCTTCCTTATGATAAAATTTCTGAACGGGAAGGGTGGAGAGAAAAATCAATAAATAATTTAAGAAACGCCATTGAAAGCTCAAAAAAGCAACCTCTTCACCGGCTGATTTACGGCTTGGGAATACGGTTTGTTGGTGAAACAACAGCCAAGAAATTATCCGGACAGATTCATAAACTTTCCGAATTGCAGGAATGGTCCCTTGACCAGCTTATGAGTATGGAAGATATTGGCCCTAAAGTAGCCGACAGCATCTATGAATTTTTTTCAACTCCGGCCAATCTGGAAATGCTGGAAGAGTTACGGTTGCTGGGAGTAACTATGAGTAAAATAAAAAAAGAGCACAACATTGATGGGAAATTGTCTGGTAATACCTTTTTGTTTACAGGATCTCTAAAAATGAAACGTGGCGAAGCAGAGGAACTGGTTGAAAAAAACGGTGGTAAAATATTAGGGTCTGTAAGTTCTAAACTTACTTACCTGGTGGTAGGCGAGGATGCCGGGTCAAAGCTGGAGAAGGCGAAAAAGCTAGGATCGATTACCATTATTGATGAAGACGAATTTATAAAAATGATCCATTAA
- a CDS encoding anti-sigma factor, giving the protein MNTTDYIESGILDLYVSGFLSTEEMRDVEAKACQYHEIKIELESLQNTLEKFVFKHSMEIRPEVKQKVIKAVKAQGTSDKMPVGRQVRAINSRNTTFSNVLAAASIVLLITIGAVAIYFSNQNKDLKKNIADLQSQFHNAQLLDQKQLNEAIAKAKESSARLKFFTDTGTTRIAMKGLLKHRNSGVIVYWNKRSHEVFLNVTSLPIPEGDQQYQLWYIDPKKGPVSAGVFSVKPGEMQKMKSASDAAAFAVTLEPKGGSDKPTLSNMYMIGTVSS; this is encoded by the coding sequence GTGAACACGACCGATTACATAGAATCCGGAATACTTGACCTATACGTCTCTGGCTTTCTTTCTACAGAAGAAATGCGGGATGTAGAAGCCAAAGCTTGTCAATACCACGAAATTAAAATCGAGCTCGAATCTTTACAAAACACTCTGGAAAAATTTGTTTTCAAGCATTCCATGGAGATTCGGCCTGAAGTAAAGCAGAAAGTTATAAAAGCTGTTAAAGCGCAAGGCACCAGTGATAAAATGCCTGTAGGCAGACAAGTGAGGGCTATAAATTCAAGAAACACCACATTCAGTAATGTACTTGCAGCAGCGAGTATAGTGTTGCTGATAACCATAGGCGCCGTGGCTATTTATTTTTCCAATCAGAACAAGGACCTGAAAAAAAATATTGCTGACCTACAATCTCAATTTCACAATGCGCAATTATTAGATCAGAAACAATTAAATGAGGCAATAGCAAAAGCTAAAGAGAGTTCGGCCCGACTTAAATTTTTTACAGATACCGGTACTACGAGAATTGCTATGAAAGGCCTGCTAAAACATAGAAACAGCGGTGTTATCGTTTATTGGAATAAGCGAAGCCATGAAGTTTTTCTGAATGTAACATCATTACCTATTCCGGAAGGTGATCAGCAATACCAACTTTGGTATATTGATCCTAAGAAGGGGCCTGTAAGTGCCGGTGTGTTTAGTGTAAAACCTGGTGAAATGCAGAAAATGAAATCCGCTTCTGACGCTGCTGCTTTTGCAGTTACTCTTGAGCCTAAGGGAGGAAGTGACAAACCTACTCTCAGCAATATGTACATGATCGGCACTGTGAGCTCATAG
- a CDS encoding SDR family oxidoreductase — protein sequence MKEYSKAKEFKGQKLPYPAKQSEMDPLPESSLSNYKPAGKLSGKVAIITGGDSGVGRAVAIGFSMEGANVAIVYNVNDDDANETKTLCEKNNTKCLLIKCDVRNSSDCKEAVRKTVEEFGKLNILVNNAAYQMAQKKFEDITEKQLRRTFETNIFGYFFMAQAALPHLHKGDSIINTGSIVGKTGIAILIDYSSSKGAIHSFTKSLALNLGEKDIRVNCIVVGPVWTPNIPGTMPIEEVENFGHEVALMRPGQPEELAPAYILLASDDGSFITGSCIEVTGGKLSSD from the coding sequence ATGAAAGAATATTCAAAAGCAAAAGAATTTAAGGGACAAAAACTACCGTATCCTGCTAAACAATCAGAAATGGATCCCTTACCGGAAAGCAGTTTATCTAATTACAAACCTGCAGGAAAGCTTTCAGGCAAAGTTGCAATTATTACCGGAGGAGATTCCGGTGTAGGGCGTGCAGTGGCTATAGGATTTTCAATGGAAGGAGCAAATGTTGCAATTGTATACAATGTAAATGATGATGATGCTAATGAAACAAAAACATTGTGTGAGAAAAATAATACAAAATGTTTATTGATAAAGTGTGATGTCCGCAACTCCTCAGATTGCAAAGAAGCGGTTAGAAAAACAGTAGAAGAATTTGGCAAACTAAATATTCTTGTAAATAATGCAGCTTATCAAATGGCGCAGAAAAAGTTTGAAGATATTACTGAAAAACAATTGCGGCGCACGTTTGAAACAAATATTTTCGGTTACTTTTTTATGGCGCAGGCTGCCTTACCTCATTTACATAAAGGTGATTCCATTATCAATACCGGCAGTATTGTAGGCAAAACCGGAATCGCTATTTTGATTGATTATTCATCAAGTAAAGGCGCTATACATTCTTTTACAAAATCTCTTGCGTTAAATCTTGGAGAAAAAGACATTCGTGTCAATTGTATTGTTGTTGGTCCGGTTTGGACTCCCAATATTCCGGGCACTATGCCAATTGAAGAAGTAGAAAATTTTGGTCATGAAGTGGCTTTGATGCGGCCTGGGCAGCCGGAAGAATTAGCACCTGCTTATATTCTTCTTGCTTCTGATGATGGAAGCTTTATTACCGGCAGTTGCATTGAAGTTACCGGCGGAAAACTATCAAGCGATTAA
- a CDS encoding hydrogenase maturation protease — protein MYHNLPNILIAGVGNELRQDDAFGVLLSQKLQQEATFPSSIKVMEIGSGGIHLVQQLFDQYDVLILLDIVKWGGQAGTIHFKEVEVKDIAQLPAAERNEFLSDMHYINPLKALMMAKAMNILPKHVLFLGCESEEYEEIGIGVSMAVSNAIPVAFQKIVDWVEHNSMENISHK, from the coding sequence ATGTACCATAATCTTCCTAATATATTGATTGCCGGTGTAGGCAATGAATTAAGGCAGGATGATGCCTTTGGTGTTTTGCTGTCGCAAAAACTGCAACAGGAGGCTACGTTTCCCTCGTCAATAAAAGTTATGGAGATTGGATCGGGAGGTATTCATTTGGTACAGCAATTATTTGATCAGTATGATGTCTTGATTTTACTCGACATTGTAAAATGGGGAGGTCAGGCGGGTACCATTCATTTTAAGGAGGTAGAGGTAAAAGATATTGCACAACTGCCTGCTGCTGAACGAAATGAATTTCTATCAGATATGCATTATATTAATCCCCTGAAAGCTTTGATGATGGCGAAAGCAATGAATATTTTACCAAAGCACGTTCTCTTTTTAGGTTGCGAATCGGAGGAGTATGAAGAAATTGGAATTGGTGTTAGTATGGCTGTAAGCAATGCCATACCTGTTGCATTTCAAAAAATAGTGGACTGGGTTGAACATAACAGTATGGAGAATATATCACACAAATAA
- a CDS encoding TIGR03885 family FMN-dependent LLM class oxidoreductase, whose amino-acid sequence MTTFGYQASHEQFAPGKLIVLSKLAEEAGFTSINASDHFHPWSERQGQSGYVYSWLGAALQATTIPCGVVTAPGQRQHPAIIAQAAATLSEMFPNRFWMALGTGEALNEKITGEKWPAKSIRNQRLLECFDIIKRLLNGELVSHSGHVTIENAKLYTLPKYQPLLLGAALTPETAEWMGSWAEGLLTAHKPINELKEIVNAFKKGGGEEKPVYLQVQLGYGEDEEKLAADVFHQWRTNIFPGKVKGDLWKVEQFDALGEFVTIENIKKKILVSSNIQQHIDSLKEYTELGFEKIILHNVGRNQEEFINVFGEKVLPKLNTL is encoded by the coding sequence ATGACAACTTTTGGGTACCAGGCATCGCATGAGCAATTTGCCCCGGGCAAATTAATTGTGCTTTCCAAACTTGCTGAAGAGGCGGGCTTTACATCAATAAATGCATCAGATCATTTTCATCCCTGGAGTGAAAGGCAGGGACAAAGCGGCTATGTTTATTCCTGGCTTGGTGCAGCATTACAAGCAACTACAATACCATGCGGAGTTGTTACCGCACCGGGACAAAGGCAGCATCCGGCAATTATAGCACAGGCAGCCGCAACACTTTCTGAAATGTTTCCCAATCGTTTTTGGATGGCCTTAGGCACAGGCGAGGCGCTTAATGAAAAAATTACGGGGGAAAAATGGCCTGCAAAATCAATCCGTAATCAACGTTTACTGGAATGCTTTGATATTATTAAACGCCTGCTGAATGGTGAATTGGTATCTCACTCCGGGCATGTAACAATTGAAAATGCAAAACTATATACGTTACCAAAATATCAACCTTTACTTTTAGGTGCTGCGCTTACCCCTGAAACTGCGGAATGGATGGGCAGTTGGGCGGAAGGATTATTAACCGCACATAAGCCAATAAATGAATTAAAAGAAATAGTGAACGCATTTAAGAAAGGCGGTGGTGAAGAAAAGCCCGTTTATCTGCAGGTTCAGTTGGGCTATGGTGAAGATGAAGAGAAACTTGCAGCAGATGTTTTTCATCAATGGCGGACAAACATTTTTCCCGGTAAGGTAAAAGGTGATTTATGGAAAGTAGAGCAATTTGATGCACTTGGGGAGTTTGTAACAATTGAAAACATTAAAAAAAAGATATTGGTTTCTTCCAATATTCAGCAACACATTGATAGTTTAAAAGAATATACCGAATTAGGATTTGAAAAAATAATTCTTCATAATGTAGGCAGAAACCAGGAAGAATTTATTAATGTATTCGGAGAAAAAGTTTTACCAAAGTTGAATACTCTGTAG
- a CDS encoding aquaporin: MEAAGLGGFVIIAGLLTILLEHPDLPVMQSELGNHAVLRRIPLGIILGAYITIVVLLSGKKSGAHIDPAVTWTFFRLGKIDKRDAIWYTIAQFAGASAAALLLKFTMGKLFAHPLINFAITEPKPPHGTMSALIAEFIISFILMLTLLIAGSSKKIEKYVAIISGALIALYIIIEMPFSGMSLNPARSFAAALAGNKWEHLWVYFVAPPIAMLTAGKLYQQWKDKRIMKQTEDYKEIPKYPVEETE; the protein is encoded by the coding sequence ATGGAAGCTGCTGGGTTAGGAGGTTTTGTTATCATCGCAGGCCTTTTAACAATCCTTCTTGAACATCCTGATTTGCCTGTTATGCAAAGTGAATTAGGTAATCATGCTGTCCTTCGCAGAATACCATTAGGAATTATCCTCGGTGCATACATTACAATAGTTGTTCTTTTATCCGGCAAAAAATCCGGTGCTCATATTGATCCGGCAGTTACATGGACTTTTTTCAGGCTTGGTAAAATTGATAAGCGTGATGCTATATGGTATACAATTGCTCAATTTGCCGGCGCAAGCGCTGCCGCTCTGCTTTTAAAATTTACGATGGGAAAATTGTTTGCACACCCATTGATAAATTTTGCTATTACCGAACCAAAACCACCGCATGGAACAATGAGTGCTTTAATAGCCGAGTTTATTATTTCTTTTATACTGATGCTTACATTATTAATAGCCGGCAGCTCAAAAAAAATTGAAAAATATGTAGCAATAATATCAGGTGCATTGATTGCTTTGTATATAATTATAGAAATGCCATTTTCAGGTATGAGCCTTAACCCTGCACGGTCATTCGCTGCCGCACTTGCTGGCAATAAATGGGAGCATTTGTGGGTCTATTTTGTTGCGCCGCCAATAGCTATGTTAACCGCAGGAAAATTGTATCAGCAATGGAAAGATAAAAGGATAATGAAGCAAACCGAAGATTATAAAGAGATACCAAAATACCCGGTTGAAGAAACTGAATAG